In Neoarius graeffei isolate fNeoGra1 chromosome 9, fNeoGra1.pri, whole genome shotgun sequence, one genomic interval encodes:
- the LOC132891482 gene encoding uncharacterized protein LOC132891482 isoform X3, with protein MSSARDGQHFSKKSQAPDSSQVCEGMKTETSDGEISEVSYICVKEEEVLELNISNQRNDLNNPPEVLSIKEEEPDSKDYLYCEDCKSFFFNKCEVHGTPLFIRDTLAPMGVPDRVRQTLPPGLEIRESSIPDIGLGAFNKGETVPIGAHFGPYKGELVDGEEAMSSEDFGVVQHSQRLNDPPVRSWVVVAKNNAVECCHCTCMAGRGETCSHDAAMLFAVETAVNTAQKRTCTDMSCAWIKPSAKKFDSSETADIDFSSQQLKHRKRMKLPEDTEMGETMTKKAVPPPTPEECSSFYANLAKNGAKCAVFTILPGYCNRFSPRSVTGDLPNPLNNLYNPDDLVLSYDELCNKSREVFESLKVSDVQISTVEAETRKQSSNKMWFQQRAGRITASVFKAAARTSPANPSRSLIMRICYPQNYEFSTAATRWGCSHEETAREKYVKHYSQCHRDFTVQECGLFLSKEYPYLGASPDGIVECTCCGKGCVEIKCPCCVKDEDMDVSEKSTFCLGKDDEGNLFLKKDHAYYFQIQSQMNILNFQYCDFIFWQGNGWFVQRVQKDVDFFQMQVAKVREFYINGVLLELLGKYFSEAQRNSSSTDPENIWCYCRKADSGVMLNCESGRCKIRRFHMSCLGLKRMPKGTWHCLDCKKLASKTKS; from the exons ATGAGTTCAGCACGAGACGGACAGCACTTCTCAAAGAAGTCTCAAGCTCCTGATTCCTCACAG GTGTGTGAAGGCATGAAAACTGAGACTTCAGATGGAGAGATATCCGAAGTGTCCTATATCTGTGTGAAGGAAGAGGAGGTGCTGGAATTGAACATCTCCAACCAGAGAAATGACCTCAACAACCCACCTGAAGTTCTTTCCATTAAAGAGGAAGAGCCTGACAGTAAAGACTACCTCT ACTGTGAAGATTGCAAATCCTTTTTCTTCAACAAGTGTGAGGTTCACGGAACACCCCTTTTCATCCGTGATACTCTTGctcccatgggagtccctgaccgagTCAGACAAACTCTTCCTCCTGGACTAGAGATTCGGGAGTCCAGTATTCCTGACATAGGACTGGGAGCctttaataagggggagactgttccaATAGGTGCACACTTTGGACCCTACAAAGGAGAACTGGTAGATGGAGAGGAAGCAATGAGTAGTGAAGACTTCGGGGTG gttCAGCATTCTCAGAGACTAAATGACCCACCTGTCCGTTCATgggtggttgtggccaaaaacaaCGCTGTAGAGTGTTGCCACTGCACTTGCATGGCTGGACGAGGTGAGACATGCTCTCATGATGCAGCCATGTTGTTTGCAGTTGAAACCGCAGTCAATACTGCACAAAAGAGAACCTGCACAGACATGTCATGTGCATGGATAAAGCCCAGTGCCAAAAAGTTTGACTCTTCAGAAACTGCAGACATTGACTTTTCAAGTCAACAACTGAAACACAGAAAGAGAATGAAGCTGCCTGAAGATACGGAAATGGgggaaaccatgacaaaaaaagCTGTTCCACCCCCAACACCAGAGGAATGTTCTTCCTTTTATGCAAACCTGGCAAAGAATGGAGCAAAGTGTGCTGTGTTTACCATACTTCCTGGATATTGTAATAGGTTTAGCCCCAGGTCTGTTACTGGGGACCTGCCAAACCCCCTGAACAATCTGTACAATCCAGATGATCTAGTACTGAGTTACGATGAGCTATGTAATAAAAGCAGAGAAGTTTTTGAGAGCTTAAAGGTTTCAGATGTtcag ATCTCCACTGTTGAAGCTGAAACTAGAAAACAGTCTTCCAACAAAATGTGGTTCCAGCAAAGAGCAGGTCGAATCACAGCTTCAGTTTTCAAGGCAGCTGCAAGAACCAGCCCTGCGAATCCATCGAGGTCCCTGATCATGAGAATATGCTATCCACAAAACTACGAGTTTTCAACTGCAGCCACAAG GTGGGGATGCAGCCATGAAGAAACAGCCAGAGAGAAGTATGTAAAGCACTACAGCCAATGTCACAGAGATTTTACTGTACAGGAATGTGGTCTGTTTCTGTCCAAAGAATACCCTTACTTGGGTGCTTCACCAGATGGCATAGTTGAATGCACATGTTGTGGCAAGGGTTGTGTTGAAATAAAATGTCCCTGCTGTGTAAAGGATGAAGATATGGATGTGTCTGAAAAGTCAACATTTTGTTTAGGAAAAGATGATGAAGGCAATTTGTTCCTCAAGAAAGACCATGCTTATTATTTTCAGATTCAGTCACAgatgaatatattaaattttcagtaTTGTGATTTCATATTCTGGCAAGGAAATGGATGGTTTGTGCAAAGAGTTCAGAAAGATGTTGATTTTTTCCAAATGCAAGTTGCAAAAGTCAGAGAATTTTACATAAATGGTGTTTTGCTAGAATTGTTGGGAAAATACTTTTCTGAGGCGCAAAGAAATTCATCCAGTACAGACCCTGAAAATATCTGGTGTTACTGCAGAAAAGCTGACAGTGGTGTAATGCTGAACTGTGAGTCCGGTAGATGTAAAATAAGAAGATTTCACATGTCTTGTTTGGGTCTGAAAAGAATGCCAAAAGGTACCTGGCACTGTCTGGATTGCAAAAAGCTTGCAAGCAAGACCAAAAGTTGA
- the LOC132891482 gene encoding uncharacterized protein LOC132891482 isoform X2 → MGYHAKQVNSSQQYARPVIMSSARDGQHFSKKSQAPDSSQVCEGMKTETSDGEISEVSYICVKEEEVLELNISNQRNDLNNPPEVLSIKEEEPDSKDYLYCEDCKSFFFNKCEVHGTPLFIRDTLAPMGVPDRVRQTLPPGLEIRESSIPDIGLGAFNKGETVPIGAHFGPYKGELVDGEEAMSSEDFGVVQHSQRLNDPPVRSWVVVAKNNAVECCHCTCMAGRGETCSHDAAMLFAVETAVNTAQKRTCTDMSCAWIKPSAKKFDSSETADIDFSSQQLKHRKRMKLPEDTEMGETMTKKAVPPPTPEECSSFYANLAKNGAKCAVFTILPGYCNRFSPRSVTGDLPNPLNNLYNPDDLVLSYDELCNKSREVFESLKVSDVQISTVEAETRKQSSNKMWFQQRAGRITASVFKAAARTSPANPSRSLIMRICYPQNYEFSTAATRWGCSHEETAREKYVKHYSQCHRDFTVQECGLFLSKEYPYLGASPDGIVECTCCGKGCVEIKCPCCVKDEDMDVSEKSTFCLGKDDEGNLFLKKDHAYYFQIQSQMNILNFQYCDFIFWQGNGWFVQRVQKDVDFFQMQVAKVREFYINGVLLELLGKYFSEAQRNSSSTDPENIWCYCRKADSGVMLNCESGRCKIRRFHMSCLGLKRMPKGTWHCLDCKKLASKTKS, encoded by the exons ACCTGTTATAATGAGTTCAGCACGAGACGGACAGCACTTCTCAAAGAAGTCTCAAGCTCCTGATTCCTCACAG GTGTGTGAAGGCATGAAAACTGAGACTTCAGATGGAGAGATATCCGAAGTGTCCTATATCTGTGTGAAGGAAGAGGAGGTGCTGGAATTGAACATCTCCAACCAGAGAAATGACCTCAACAACCCACCTGAAGTTCTTTCCATTAAAGAGGAAGAGCCTGACAGTAAAGACTACCTCT ACTGTGAAGATTGCAAATCCTTTTTCTTCAACAAGTGTGAGGTTCACGGAACACCCCTTTTCATCCGTGATACTCTTGctcccatgggagtccctgaccgagTCAGACAAACTCTTCCTCCTGGACTAGAGATTCGGGAGTCCAGTATTCCTGACATAGGACTGGGAGCctttaataagggggagactgttccaATAGGTGCACACTTTGGACCCTACAAAGGAGAACTGGTAGATGGAGAGGAAGCAATGAGTAGTGAAGACTTCGGGGTG gttCAGCATTCTCAGAGACTAAATGACCCACCTGTCCGTTCATgggtggttgtggccaaaaacaaCGCTGTAGAGTGTTGCCACTGCACTTGCATGGCTGGACGAGGTGAGACATGCTCTCATGATGCAGCCATGTTGTTTGCAGTTGAAACCGCAGTCAATACTGCACAAAAGAGAACCTGCACAGACATGTCATGTGCATGGATAAAGCCCAGTGCCAAAAAGTTTGACTCTTCAGAAACTGCAGACATTGACTTTTCAAGTCAACAACTGAAACACAGAAAGAGAATGAAGCTGCCTGAAGATACGGAAATGGgggaaaccatgacaaaaaaagCTGTTCCACCCCCAACACCAGAGGAATGTTCTTCCTTTTATGCAAACCTGGCAAAGAATGGAGCAAAGTGTGCTGTGTTTACCATACTTCCTGGATATTGTAATAGGTTTAGCCCCAGGTCTGTTACTGGGGACCTGCCAAACCCCCTGAACAATCTGTACAATCCAGATGATCTAGTACTGAGTTACGATGAGCTATGTAATAAAAGCAGAGAAGTTTTTGAGAGCTTAAAGGTTTCAGATGTtcag ATCTCCACTGTTGAAGCTGAAACTAGAAAACAGTCTTCCAACAAAATGTGGTTCCAGCAAAGAGCAGGTCGAATCACAGCTTCAGTTTTCAAGGCAGCTGCAAGAACCAGCCCTGCGAATCCATCGAGGTCCCTGATCATGAGAATATGCTATCCACAAAACTACGAGTTTTCAACTGCAGCCACAAG GTGGGGATGCAGCCATGAAGAAACAGCCAGAGAGAAGTATGTAAAGCACTACAGCCAATGTCACAGAGATTTTACTGTACAGGAATGTGGTCTGTTTCTGTCCAAAGAATACCCTTACTTGGGTGCTTCACCAGATGGCATAGTTGAATGCACATGTTGTGGCAAGGGTTGTGTTGAAATAAAATGTCCCTGCTGTGTAAAGGATGAAGATATGGATGTGTCTGAAAAGTCAACATTTTGTTTAGGAAAAGATGATGAAGGCAATTTGTTCCTCAAGAAAGACCATGCTTATTATTTTCAGATTCAGTCACAgatgaatatattaaattttcagtaTTGTGATTTCATATTCTGGCAAGGAAATGGATGGTTTGTGCAAAGAGTTCAGAAAGATGTTGATTTTTTCCAAATGCAAGTTGCAAAAGTCAGAGAATTTTACATAAATGGTGTTTTGCTAGAATTGTTGGGAAAATACTTTTCTGAGGCGCAAAGAAATTCATCCAGTACAGACCCTGAAAATATCTGGTGTTACTGCAGAAAAGCTGACAGTGGTGTAATGCTGAACTGTGAGTCCGGTAGATGTAAAATAAGAAGATTTCACATGTCTTGTTTGGGTCTGAAAAGAATGCCAAAAGGTACCTGGCACTGTCTGGATTGCAAAAAGCTTGCAAGCAAGACCAAAAGTTGA